The Streptomyces sp. NBC_01689 genome includes a window with the following:
- a CDS encoding GTP-binding protein has product MDFASSSGGPSRSTTSAKIVVAGGFGVGKTTFVGAVSEINPLRTEAVMTSASAGIDDLTHTGDKTTTTVAMDFGRITLDQDLILYLFGTPGQDRFWFMWDDLVRGAIGAIVLVDTRRLADCFPAVDYFENSGLPFVIALNGFDGNQPYNPDEVREALQIGPDAPIITTDARHRADAKSALITLVEHALMARLR; this is encoded by the coding sequence GTGGACTTCGCAAGCTCTAGCGGAGGGCCTTCCCGCTCCACCACGTCCGCGAAGATCGTGGTGGCGGGCGGCTTCGGCGTGGGCAAGACCACGTTCGTCGGCGCCGTCTCGGAGATCAACCCGCTGCGCACCGAGGCCGTCATGACGTCCGCGTCCGCGGGCATCGACGACCTCACGCACACCGGAGACAAGACGACCACCACCGTCGCCATGGACTTCGGCCGCATCACCCTGGACCAGGACCTGATCCTGTACCTCTTCGGTACGCCCGGTCAGGACCGCTTCTGGTTCATGTGGGACGACCTGGTCCGCGGCGCCATCGGCGCGATCGTCCTGGTCGACACCCGCCGCCTCGCCGACTGCTTCCCCGCGGTCGACTACTTCGAGAACTCCGGACTGCCCTTCGTCATCGCCCTCAACGGGTTCGACGGCAATCAGCCGTACAACCCGGACGAGGTCCGCGAGGCGCTGCAGATCGGCCCGGACGCCCCGATCATCACGACGGACGCCCGGCACCGCGCGGACGCCAAGAGCGCGCTCATCACCCTGGTCGAGCACGCCCTCATGGCCCGCCTGCGGTAG
- a CDS encoding acyl-CoA carboxylase subunit epsilon yields MNDPEIRVEKGHAEPEEVAAITAILLARAAAQPDTTPTHRGRAKAGWRRLEREPGFRAPHSWHG; encoded by the coding sequence ATGAACGACCCTGAGATCCGCGTCGAGAAGGGCCACGCCGAGCCCGAGGAAGTCGCCGCCATCACGGCCATCCTCCTGGCCCGGGCCGCCGCCCAGCCTGACACCACTCCCACCCACCGAGGCCGCGCGAAGGCCGGCTGGCGCCGTCTGGAGCGCGAGCCCGGCTTCCGTGCCCCGCACAGCTGGCACGGCTAG
- a CDS encoding DUF742 domain-containing protein, whose translation MVTPPGGSSSGNWSYGPGQGQGQGEGSQNPNRYNFPSAPSHRRQQPYTPQGPGPSPYDQPPAPRIQPVQPQRRTPEAAPAGSSNNPLVRPYAMTGGRTRPRYQLAIEALVHTTAQPHQMQGQLPEHQRICNLCREIKSVAEISALLTIPLGVARILVADLAEAGLVAIHQPGGDENAGGQPDVTLLERVLSGLRKL comes from the coding sequence GTGGTAACACCCCCAGGCGGTTCGTCTTCGGGCAACTGGTCGTACGGCCCCGGCCAGGGGCAGGGCCAGGGTGAGGGTTCGCAGAACCCGAACCGCTACAACTTCCCCTCCGCACCGAGCCACCGGCGCCAGCAGCCGTACACGCCGCAGGGCCCCGGCCCCTCGCCGTACGACCAGCCCCCGGCGCCGCGCATCCAGCCCGTGCAGCCGCAGCGACGCACACCGGAGGCGGCGCCCGCGGGTTCGTCGAACAATCCTCTGGTCCGCCCCTACGCCATGACGGGCGGCCGCACCAGGCCTCGTTACCAGCTCGCCATCGAGGCGCTGGTGCACACCACCGCACAACCGCACCAGATGCAGGGCCAGTTGCCCGAGCATCAGCGGATCTGCAATCTCTGCCGGGAGATCAAGTCGGTGGCCGAGATCTCGGCCCTGCTGACCATCCCTCTCGGCGTGGCCAGGATTCTCGTCGCCGACTTGGCGGAGGCGGGCCTGGTCGCCATCCATCAGCCGGGCGGCGACGAAAACGCCGGCGGCCAGCCAGACGTGACTTTGCTCGAAAGGGTGCTCAGTGGACTTCGCAAGCTCTAG
- a CDS encoding sensor histidine kinase — MRRSKNGPEPSARGNFTPPPRGAAPAQVPVPEPVPAPAPSGGRLSPRNWRVPTRLNAILLIPVVVGLVMGGFQVKSSINTWQQAQDAEKTARLVQAALAYGDKLFVERDVTAQPLLENKNGKGASDPVVVKAYKETDQAAVVFDQAAQNMPKTPGLERRLANFRKVEPGLATLRKVAYTAKAETGPNPGVQTEQGYLNIQHPLMEFANELGLGTGNITSYGRTVYAISLSKAALSLERSIGMHLLVKPGPGLGTLTTQRTALSSFAYLEGIAVEEYLGGGTEADAAKLDALKKQIPAELKSQATEAATAAAAQGEKYVPPPGDMLARVVSLKSPLDSDRAALAAAGVTPQNWWAVNTAKYNGYRQIESDLADKAVAEAADIADNAKTDALITGGAVVLALLFAFILAGMVARQMSRSMRQLRNAAFGVAEQRLPMLVDQLSRTDPGRVDTRVQPIPITTTDEIGEVARAFDQVHREAVRLAAEQALLRGNINAIFTNLSRRNQSLIEGQLTLITDLENNEADPDQLENLFRLDHLATRMRRNGENLLVLAGEEPGRRWDQPVPLVDVLRAASSEVEQYERIELSGVPEAEIHGRAVTDLVHLLAELLENATTFSSPQTKVRVTATRLPDGRVMVEIHDKGIGLTAEDFADINHKLANPPTVDAAISQRMGLFVVGRLSDRHGIRVQLRPSGEQAGTTSLVMLPDAITHGGGGEQQVQRDEFTVSQIIPEQQSFQAESFQAQSSRTAAELGFDDSRYTEVPDDIRELDPVGRSLVREERRAALEAQTTGQPDALETGQYPEEFNAAQPGYDGAEPSFEGGRPAYGDGQSGYEEQPAAYDQQSSYAAPQQPAYDETYFPANGGYPEPGYPEQTREEPAEARGAAPETFAGFEEPSYQDDWPQPDTYRNDYGSGYAPEAESAQVADAGEQERVGFGRPGPAPSSAHQLTDAGLPRRGAAASGANGRRPADPGAQGGQTPPAATAGNGEGDDWRSSNDDRWQRAEQLKKPKAGGVTSSGLPRRVPKANLVEGTAESTPQGGPQVSRAPEDIRGRLSNLRRGVQQGRNASSDTNGQGFGSDSTYNQER; from the coding sequence GTGAGGCGAAGCAAGAACGGTCCCGAGCCGTCGGCACGGGGCAACTTCACCCCGCCGCCGCGCGGAGCGGCGCCCGCACAGGTGCCTGTTCCGGAGCCCGTGCCGGCGCCCGCGCCGAGCGGCGGTCGTCTGTCCCCCCGCAACTGGCGCGTACCCACCAGGCTGAACGCGATCCTGCTCATACCCGTGGTCGTCGGCCTCGTGATGGGCGGCTTCCAGGTGAAGAGCTCGATCAACACCTGGCAGCAGGCCCAGGACGCGGAGAAGACGGCCCGTCTGGTGCAGGCCGCGCTGGCCTACGGCGACAAGCTCTTCGTCGAGCGTGACGTCACCGCCCAGCCGCTGCTGGAGAACAAGAACGGCAAGGGCGCCAGCGACCCCGTGGTCGTCAAGGCCTACAAGGAGACGGACCAGGCCGCCGTCGTCTTCGACCAGGCCGCCCAGAACATGCCGAAGACGCCGGGACTGGAGCGTCGGCTCGCCAACTTCCGCAAGGTGGAGCCCGGACTGGCCACTCTGCGCAAGGTCGCCTACACGGCCAAGGCCGAGACCGGACCGAACCCGGGCGTGCAGACCGAGCAGGGTTACCTCAATATCCAGCACCCGCTGATGGAGTTCGCCAACGAGCTCGGTCTGGGCACCGGAAACATCACCAGTTACGGCCGTACGGTCTACGCGATCTCGCTCTCCAAGGCCGCCCTGTCCCTCGAGCGGTCCATCGGCATGCACCTCCTGGTCAAGCCAGGGCCGGGCCTGGGCACTCTCACCACCCAGCGCACCGCTCTCTCCTCGTTCGCGTACCTGGAGGGCATCGCCGTCGAGGAGTACCTCGGCGGTGGCACCGAGGCCGACGCCGCCAAGCTGGACGCGCTGAAGAAGCAGATCCCGGCCGAGCTGAAGAGCCAGGCCACCGAGGCCGCGACCGCCGCCGCGGCCCAGGGTGAGAAGTACGTCCCCCCGCCGGGTGACATGCTCGCGCGGGTCGTCAGCCTGAAGTCGCCGCTCGACTCCGACCGCGCCGCGCTGGCCGCGGCCGGCGTCACCCCGCAGAACTGGTGGGCGGTCAACACCGCCAAGTACAACGGCTACCGGCAGATCGAGTCGGACCTCGCCGACAAGGCGGTGGCCGAGGCCGCCGACATCGCCGACAACGCCAAGACCGACGCGCTCATCACCGGTGGCGCCGTCGTGCTCGCCCTGCTCTTCGCGTTCATCCTGGCCGGCATGGTGGCCCGCCAGATGAGCCGCTCGATGCGCCAGCTGCGCAACGCGGCGTTCGGAGTCGCCGAGCAGCGGCTGCCGATGCTGGTCGACCAGCTCTCGCGCACCGACCCGGGCCGCGTCGACACCCGCGTGCAGCCCATCCCGATCACCACCACGGACGAGATCGGCGAGGTCGCCCGCGCCTTCGACCAGGTCCACCGCGAGGCCGTCCGGCTCGCCGCCGAGCAGGCCCTCCTCCGCGGCAACATCAACGCGATCTTCACCAACCTGTCGCGCCGCAACCAGTCGCTGATCGAGGGCCAGCTGACCCTGATCACCGACCTGGAGAACAACGAGGCCGACCCGGACCAGCTGGAGAACCTCTTCCGCCTGGACCACCTCGCCACCCGTATGCGCCGCAACGGCGAGAACCTCCTCGTCCTCGCCGGCGAGGAGCCCGGCCGCCGCTGGGACCAGCCGGTGCCCCTCGTGGACGTCCTGCGCGCCGCCTCCTCCGAGGTGGAGCAGTACGAGCGCATCGAGCTCTCCGGCGTCCCGGAGGCCGAGATCCACGGCCGCGCCGTGACCGACCTCGTGCACCTGCTCGCCGAGCTGCTGGAGAACGCCACCACGTTCTCCTCCCCGCAGACCAAGGTGCGTGTCACCGCGACCCGTCTCCCGGACGGCCGTGTGATGGTCGAGATCCACGACAAGGGCATCGGCCTCACCGCCGAGGACTTCGCGGACATCAACCACAAGCTGGCCAACCCGCCGACCGTGGACGCCGCGATCTCCCAGCGCATGGGCCTGTTCGTGGTCGGCCGGCTCTCCGACCGGCACGGCATCCGCGTCCAGCTGCGTCCCTCCGGCGAGCAGGCCGGAACGACCTCCCTGGTCATGCTCCCCGACGCCATCACCCACGGTGGTGGAGGCGAACAGCAGGTGCAGCGCGACGAGTTCACCGTCTCGCAGATCATCCCGGAGCAGCAGTCCTTCCAGGCGGAGTCCTTCCAGGCACAGTCCTCGCGGACCGCCGCGGAACTCGGCTTCGACGACAGCCGCTACACCGAAGTCCCGGACGACATACGCGAGTTGGACCCGGTCGGCCGTTCCCTCGTCCGTGAGGAGCGCCGCGCCGCCCTGGAGGCCCAGACGACGGGCCAGCCGGACGCCCTGGAAACCGGGCAGTACCCGGAGGAGTTCAACGCCGCGCAGCCCGGCTACGACGGCGCCGAGCCGTCCTTCGAGGGCGGCCGGCCCGCGTACGGCGACGGGCAGAGCGGCTACGAGGAGCAGCCGGCCGCGTACGACCAGCAGTCGTCGTACGCGGCACCGCAGCAGCCGGCGTACGACGAGACGTACTTCCCGGCGAACGGCGGCTACCCGGAGCCCGGATACCCGGAGCAGACCCGGGAGGAGCCCGCGGAGGCGCGCGGCGCCGCCCCGGAGACCTTCGCCGGGTTCGAGGAGCCGTCCTACCAGGACGACTGGCCGCAGCCGGACACGTACCGCAACGACTACGGGTCCGGGTACGCTCCGGAGGCGGAATCCGCGCAGGTCGCTGACGCGGGTGAGCAGGAGCGCGTAGGCTTCGGACGTCCGGGACCTGCCCCTTCGTCCGCTCACCAGCTGACCGACGCCGGACTGCCGCGACGCGGAGCCGCCGCGAGCGGGGCGAACGGCCGGCGCCCTGCGGACCCGGGCGCCCAGGGTGGTCAGACACCGCCCGCGGCCACCGCGGGCAACGGCGAGGGCGACGACTGGCGTTCGTCCAACGACGACCGCTGGCAGCGTGCCGAGCAGCTCAAGAAGCCCAAGGCGGGCGGGGTCACCTCGTCCGGGCTGCCGCGTCGGGTCCCCAAGGCCAACCTGGTCGAGGGAACCGCGGAATCGACCCCGCAGGGTGGCCCCCAGGTCTCCCGCGCTCCCGAGGACATCCGGGGCAGGCTCAGCAACCTGCGCCGCGGCGTGCAGCAGGGGCGCAATGCCAGTAGTGACACGAACGGTCAGGGCTTCGGTTCTGACAGCACCTACAACCAGGAGCGTTAG
- a CDS encoding N-acetyltransferase, whose amino-acid sequence MTWLPAGFTHPLRVELSGGHHLRPITGADADMDYPVVMGSRERLWSLFGEAWGWPAPTMTYEANRRDLERHEAEIAAHESFNYVLLDASGTVESGCVYVDPPAKAGADAEICWWVTDDRAGTGLERELDALVPRWIAEDWPFVRPRFIGRDLSWREWLSLPDADARTGAGT is encoded by the coding sequence ATGACCTGGTTGCCCGCCGGCTTCACGCATCCCCTCCGTGTCGAACTCTCCGGAGGACACCACCTCAGGCCCATCACGGGTGCCGACGCGGACATGGACTACCCCGTGGTCATGGGGTCGCGCGAGCGGCTCTGGTCCCTCTTCGGCGAGGCCTGGGGGTGGCCCGCCCCGACCATGACCTACGAGGCGAACCGGCGGGACCTGGAACGGCACGAGGCCGAGATCGCCGCCCACGAGTCCTTCAACTACGTGCTGCTCGACGCGAGCGGGACCGTCGAGTCGGGCTGCGTCTACGTCGATCCGCCGGCGAAGGCCGGGGCCGACGCCGAGATCTGCTGGTGGGTGACGGACGACCGGGCCGGTACCGGCCTGGAGCGTGAGCTCGACGCGCTGGTGCCCCGGTGGATCGCCGAGGACTGGCCCTTCGTGCGGCCCCGGTTCATCGGCCGCGATCTGTCGTGGCGCGAGTGGCTCTCCCTGCCCGACGCGGACGCCCGCACCGGCGCCGGCACCTGA
- a CDS encoding YceI family protein — protein sequence MGIFGRKTTDTPASDAAAAAVNPDLAALTGEYTIDPAHSTIGFVARHAMVTNVKGSFKDFEGSLHLDGSDPSRSTATLDVKMDSIDTGSADRDTHLKSSDFFKTDEFPAMTFRSTKAEALGGDDYRITGELSILGTTKPLSIDLEFNGSAKDPFGNERVGFEGKAEILRSEWGLTWNAALETGGVLVSDKIKLNFDISAIKNA from the coding sequence ATGGGCATCTTCGGCCGCAAGACCACCGACACCCCCGCCAGCGACGCGGCAGCCGCCGCCGTGAACCCCGACCTCGCGGCGCTCACCGGCGAGTACACGATCGACCCGGCGCACTCGACGATCGGCTTCGTCGCCCGCCACGCCATGGTCACGAACGTCAAGGGTTCCTTCAAGGACTTCGAGGGCTCGCTGCACCTGGACGGCTCCGACCCGTCCCGCTCCACCGCCACGCTCGACGTCAAGATGGACAGCATCGACACGGGCTCGGCGGACCGCGACACCCACCTGAAGAGCTCGGACTTCTTCAAGACCGACGAGTTCCCGGCCATGACCTTCCGTTCCACCAAGGCGGAGGCCCTGGGCGGCGACGACTACCGGATCACCGGTGAGCTGTCGATCCTCGGCACGACCAAGCCGCTCAGCATCGACCTCGAGTTCAACGGCTCCGCGAAGGACCCGTTCGGCAACGAGCGCGTCGGCTTCGAGGGCAAGGCGGAGATCCTGCGCTCCGAGTGGGGCCTCACCTGGAACGCGGCCCTGGAGACCGGTGGCGTCCTCGTCTCCGACAAGATCAAGCTGAACTTCGACATCTCGGCGATCAAGAACGCCTGA
- a CDS encoding roadblock/LC7 domain-containing protein — MSQAAQNLNWLITNFVDNTPGVSHTVVVSADGLLLAMSEGFPRDRADQLAAVASGLTSLTAGASRIFEGGSVNQTVVEMERGFLFIMSVSDGSSLAVLAHPEADIGLIGYEMALLVDRAGTVLTPDLRAELQGSLLN, encoded by the coding sequence ATGAGCCAGGCGGCGCAGAACCTGAACTGGTTGATCACCAACTTCGTGGACAACACCCCCGGGGTGTCCCACACGGTGGTGGTCTCCGCCGACGGACTCCTTCTGGCGATGTCCGAAGGCTTTCCCCGTGACCGCGCCGACCAGCTGGCGGCTGTCGCGTCCGGTCTGACCTCGCTGACCGCGGGCGCGTCCCGCATCTTCGAGGGTGGCAGCGTGAACCAGACGGTTGTGGAGATGGAGCGAGGATTCCTCTTCATCATGTCCGTTTCCGATGGTTCGTCGCTCGCGGTCCTTGCACATCCCGAAGCGGACATCGGTCTCATCGGGTACGAGATGGCCCTTCTGGTGGACCGAGCGGGTACGGTCCTGACACCGGATCTGCGAGCGGAGCTCCAAGGGAGCCTTCTCAACTAA
- a CDS encoding acyl-CoA carboxylase subunit beta, protein MTVLDEAAPSGEPTDARGRVAELHAIRAEALRGPSERATEAQHAKGKLTARERIELLLDPGSFQEVEQLRRHRATGFGLEAKKPYTDGVITGWGTVEGRTVFVYAHDFRIFGGALGEAHATKIHKIMDMAIAAGAPLVSLNDGAGARIQEGVSALAGYGGIFQRNTKASGVIPQISVMLGPCAGGAAYSPALTDFVFMVRETSQMFITGPDVVKAVTGEEISQNGLGGADVHAETSGVCHFAYDDEETCIAEVRYLLSMLPQNNRENPPRVASEDPADRRGDVLLDLVPADGNRPYDMTKVIEELVDDGDYLEVHERWARNIICALARLDGQVVGIVANQPQTLAGVLDIEASEKAARFVQMCDAFNVPIITLLDVPGFLPGVDQEHGGIIRHGAKLLYAYCNATVPRISLILRKAYGGAYIVMDSQSIGADLTYAWPTNEIAVMGAEGAANVIFRRQIADAADPEGMRLRMVKEYKAELMHPYYAAERGLVDDVIDPAETREVLIRSLAMLQTKHADLPSRKHGNPPQ, encoded by the coding sequence ATGACCGTTTTGGACGAGGCCGCACCCTCAGGCGAACCCACGGACGCACGCGGGCGCGTGGCCGAACTGCACGCGATTCGTGCGGAGGCACTGCGCGGCCCCAGCGAGAGGGCGACCGAGGCCCAGCACGCCAAGGGCAAGCTGACCGCCCGCGAGCGGATCGAGCTGCTCCTCGACCCCGGGTCCTTCCAGGAGGTCGAGCAGTTGCGGCGGCACCGGGCGACCGGGTTCGGCCTGGAGGCCAAGAAGCCGTACACGGACGGTGTGATCACCGGCTGGGGCACGGTGGAGGGCCGCACGGTCTTCGTCTACGCGCACGACTTCCGTATCTTCGGCGGGGCGCTGGGCGAGGCGCACGCCACGAAGATCCACAAGATCATGGACATGGCCATCGCGGCGGGTGCGCCGCTGGTCTCCCTCAACGACGGTGCGGGTGCCCGGATCCAGGAGGGTGTCTCGGCGCTGGCCGGCTACGGCGGCATCTTCCAGCGCAACACGAAGGCCTCGGGTGTCATCCCGCAGATCTCGGTGATGCTCGGCCCGTGCGCGGGCGGCGCGGCGTACTCGCCGGCGCTGACCGACTTCGTGTTCATGGTCCGTGAGACCTCGCAGATGTTCATCACCGGCCCGGACGTGGTCAAGGCCGTCACCGGTGAGGAGATCAGCCAGAACGGGCTGGGCGGCGCCGACGTGCACGCCGAGACCAGCGGTGTCTGTCACTTCGCGTACGACGACGAGGAGACCTGCATCGCCGAGGTCCGCTACCTCCTGTCGATGCTCCCGCAGAACAACCGCGAGAACCCGCCGAGGGTCGCCTCGGAGGACCCCGCGGACCGCCGTGGCGACGTTCTCCTGGACCTGGTGCCCGCGGACGGCAACCGGCCCTACGACATGACCAAGGTCATCGAGGAACTCGTCGACGACGGCGACTACCTGGAGGTCCACGAACGCTGGGCCCGCAACATCATCTGCGCGCTGGCCCGCCTCGACGGCCAGGTCGTCGGCATCGTCGCCAACCAGCCGCAGACCCTCGCCGGCGTCCTGGACATCGAGGCCTCCGAAAAAGCTGCGCGCTTTGTCCAGATGTGTGACGCTTTTAACGTCCCGATCATCACCCTCCTGGACGTGCCGGGCTTCCTACCCGGCGTCGACCAGGAGCACGGTGGGATCATCCGGCACGGCGCGAAGCTCCTGTACGCGTACTGCAACGCGACGGTGCCGAGGATCTCGCTGATCCTGCGCAAGGCCTACGGCGGCGCGTACATCGTGATGGACAGCCAGTCCATCGGTGCGGACCTCACGTACGCGTGGCCCACCAACGAGATCGCCGTGATGGGCGCCGAGGGCGCCGCCAACGTCATCTTCCGCCGCCAGATCGCCGACGCCGCCGACCCCGAGGGCATGCGTCTGCGCATGGTCAAGGAGTACAAGGCCGAGCTCATGCACCCCTACTACGCGGCCGAGCGCGGTCTGGTCGACGACGTCATCGACCCCGCCGAGACCCGCGAGGTCCTCATCCGCTCGCTGGCGATGCTGCAGACGAAGCACGCGGACCTGCCCTCGCGCAAGCACGGCAACCCCCCGCAGTAA